A genomic stretch from Dyella sp. M7H15-1 includes:
- the gmd gene encoding GDP-mannose 4,6-dehydratase, whose protein sequence is MKTALITGISGQDGAYLAQLLLDKGYRIYGTYRRTSSVNFWRIEELGIDKHPHLHLVEYDLTDLGSSIRLLEATEAEEVYNLAAQSFVGVSFDQPITTGHITGIGAVHMLEAIRTINKKIRFYQASTSEMFGKVQAVPQSESTPFYPRSPYGVAKLYAHWMTVNYRESYGIFGASGILFNHESPLRGREFVTRKITDAVAKIKLSQLDVLELGNLDAKRDWGFAKEYVEGMWRMLQVDEPDTYVLATGRTETVRDFVSMAFKAIGIDMEWKGSGDKERGLDAANGRERVRVNPRFHRPAEVDLLIGDAGKAEQKLGWRAQMTLEDLCQTMVEADLKRNERGASF, encoded by the coding sequence ATGAAAACTGCACTGATAACGGGTATTTCCGGCCAGGATGGCGCCTATCTGGCGCAGCTTCTTCTCGACAAAGGCTACAGGATATACGGTACTTATCGTCGTACAAGCTCGGTCAATTTCTGGCGCATCGAAGAGCTTGGTATCGACAAACATCCCCATTTGCACTTAGTCGAGTACGATCTGACGGATCTGGGTTCGAGCATTCGCTTGCTTGAAGCCACTGAGGCGGAAGAGGTTTACAACCTTGCCGCCCAAAGCTTTGTCGGCGTGTCCTTCGATCAGCCCATTACCACGGGGCACATCACCGGCATCGGGGCGGTGCATATGCTGGAAGCGATCCGGACGATCAACAAGAAGATTCGCTTCTACCAGGCATCAACCTCGGAAATGTTTGGCAAGGTACAGGCAGTGCCACAGTCAGAGAGCACGCCTTTCTACCCACGTAGCCCCTATGGTGTTGCAAAGCTTTACGCCCATTGGATGACGGTCAACTACCGCGAATCTTACGGTATCTTCGGCGCCAGTGGCATTCTGTTCAACCACGAATCACCGTTGCGTGGCCGGGAGTTTGTAACGCGAAAGATCACGGATGCGGTGGCCAAGATTAAACTTAGCCAGCTCGACGTGCTCGAGCTGGGCAATCTGGATGCCAAGCGCGATTGGGGATTTGCCAAGGAATACGTCGAGGGCATGTGGCGCATGCTGCAAGTCGATGAGCCTGATACCTATGTACTGGCCACCGGGCGCACCGAAACGGTACGCGATTTCGTCAGTATGGCTTTCAAAGCCATTGGGATCGATATGGAGTGGAAAGGCTCCGGCGATAAGGAGCGCGGTCTCGATGCAGCAAATGGGCGTGAACGTGTACGTGTGAATCCGCGCTTCCATCGTCCTGCCGAGGTTGACTTGTTGATTGGCGATGCCGGCAAGGCGGAGCAAAAGCTAGGCTGGCGTGCCCAGATGACTCTTGAGGATCTGTGCCAGACGATGGTGGAGGCTGACCTCAAGCGTAACGAACGCGGGGCATCGTTCTAA
- a CDS encoding phosphomannomutase, with protein sequence MLKCFKAYDIRGRIPDELNEDLAYRIGCAYGEVLSAREVVVGYDVRRDSPALAKALTRGLNEVGASVIDIGLCGTEEVYFQTAHRGVDGGIMVTASHNPMDYNGMKLVRAGAKPISGDSGLNDIRERVESGHFGKAPIYGENRLDADKSAYIQHLLSYIDKSSLRPLKIVVNAGNGGAGLIVDELSHHLPFDFVRVHCEPDGSFPNGIPNPLLPENRAATADAVRVHGADLGIAWDGDFDRCFFFDASGRFIEGYYLVGLLAAQLVAKQPGAKIIQDPRLTWNTIDMVRQAGGVPVVSKTGHAFIKERMRAEDAIYGGEMSAHHYFRDFAYCDSGMIPWLLIAERMSRTGVSLAEMVEERMQAYPCSGEINFRVEDTTATINRVVQLFVGDALVVDRTDGVSMEFDRWRFNLRGSNTEPLLRLNVESRGDQVLMEDRTAYLADLIQKQ encoded by the coding sequence ATGCTGAAATGTTTCAAGGCATACGATATCCGCGGCCGGATTCCTGATGAGCTGAATGAAGATCTGGCTTATCGGATCGGCTGTGCCTATGGCGAAGTACTAAGCGCGCGCGAAGTGGTAGTGGGCTATGACGTACGTCGCGACAGCCCCGCTCTAGCCAAAGCACTCACCCGTGGCCTCAATGAGGTTGGGGCAAGTGTGATTGATATCGGCCTCTGTGGCACTGAAGAAGTCTATTTTCAAACAGCACACCGTGGTGTAGATGGCGGCATCATGGTGACAGCCAGCCACAACCCGATGGATTACAACGGCATGAAGCTGGTTCGTGCCGGGGCGAAACCCATCAGTGGGGACAGTGGCCTGAACGACATCCGGGAAAGGGTGGAGAGTGGTCACTTTGGCAAAGCACCCATTTATGGCGAAAACCGCCTGGATGCAGATAAATCCGCCTATATTCAGCATCTGTTGAGCTACATCGACAAATCTTCACTACGTCCGTTGAAGATCGTCGTCAACGCGGGCAATGGCGGAGCAGGGTTGATTGTCGACGAATTGTCGCATCATTTGCCGTTTGATTTCGTGCGAGTGCATTGCGAACCCGATGGAAGCTTTCCAAATGGTATCCCCAATCCATTGTTGCCGGAAAACAGGGCCGCGACGGCGGATGCCGTGCGCGTTCATGGCGCTGATCTTGGCATTGCATGGGATGGTGACTTTGATCGTTGCTTTTTCTTCGATGCCAGCGGGCGCTTCATCGAAGGCTACTATCTGGTGGGATTGCTGGCGGCACAGCTTGTTGCAAAGCAACCCGGCGCCAAGATCATTCAAGACCCACGTCTCACTTGGAATACCATAGACATGGTTCGACAAGCGGGCGGCGTGCCGGTGGTGAGCAAGACCGGGCATGCATTCATTAAGGAGCGCATGCGCGCCGAAGATGCAATTTACGGCGGCGAAATGAGTGCTCATCACTACTTTCGTGATTTTGCCTATTGCGATTCGGGAATGATCCCTTGGTTATTGATCGCAGAGCGCATGAGTCGAACGGGAGTTTCGCTTGCGGAGATGGTCGAGGAGCGCATGCAGGCTTACCCATGCAGTGGTGAGATCAACTTCCGCGTCGAGGATACGACGGCAACGATAAATAGAGTCGTGCAGCTTTTCGTTGGCGATGCACTTGTCGTCGATAGAACAGACGGAGTCAGCATGGAATTTGATCGTTGGCGCTTTAACTTGCGCGGATCGAACACCGAGCCTCTATTGCGCCTCAATGTCGAATCTCGCGGCGATCAGGTATTGATGGAAGACCGTACAGCATATTTAGCGGATTTGATCCAGAAGCAATGA
- a CDS encoding PLP-dependent aspartate aminotransferase family protein, producing MGIAKKSRPRGLGTRAIHAGQHPDPATGAIMTPIYATSTYVQESPGRHKGFEYSRTQNPTRMAYERCIADLEGGAGGFAFGSGLAAAATVLDLLDSGSHVIAMDDLYGGSYRLFECVRRRSAGLDFSFVDLNDAEALRAALKPNTRMVWVETPTNPMLKLVDLAKVARFAKKHGLILVVDNTFCSPILQRPFEHGADLVLHSATKYLNGHSDMVGGVVVAGSAELAEKMAFLQNSVGAIAGPFDAFLAMRGLKTLHLRMKAHCESALELARWLEKHPAVERVIYPGLKSHPQQALARRQMDGFGGIISVEIKGGLKKARRMLERCELFALAESLGGVESLIEHPAIMTHASIPSANRKRLGITDGLIRLSVGVEDVWDLREELGHALAG from the coding sequence ATGGGTATAGCCAAAAAGAGTCGACCGCGTGGACTGGGAACACGTGCCATTCACGCGGGCCAGCATCCTGATCCCGCCACTGGTGCGATCATGACTCCCATCTATGCGACCTCCACATACGTCCAGGAGAGTCCAGGGCGACATAAAGGTTTTGAGTATTCGCGTACTCAAAACCCTACGCGGATGGCTTATGAGCGCTGCATCGCTGATCTCGAAGGGGGCGCAGGAGGCTTTGCTTTTGGATCCGGTCTGGCGGCGGCGGCTACCGTGCTCGATCTGCTTGACAGCGGCAGTCACGTGATTGCTATGGATGATCTCTATGGCGGTAGCTACCGTTTGTTCGAGTGTGTTCGCCGTCGTTCGGCAGGGCTCGACTTCAGCTTCGTCGACCTCAATGATGCCGAGGCATTGCGGGCGGCATTGAAGCCGAACACACGCATGGTCTGGGTGGAGACGCCAACGAACCCCATGCTCAAACTGGTTGACTTGGCCAAAGTCGCCCGTTTTGCAAAAAAGCACGGGTTGATCCTGGTGGTCGACAACACGTTCTGCTCCCCCATTCTGCAGCGCCCGTTTGAGCATGGAGCGGACCTAGTGTTGCATTCGGCAACCAAATATCTGAATGGACACTCGGATATGGTGGGCGGTGTGGTGGTCGCAGGTAGTGCTGAATTGGCCGAAAAGATGGCCTTTCTGCAGAACTCGGTGGGTGCCATTGCTGGCCCGTTCGATGCGTTCTTGGCGATGCGCGGTCTCAAGACGCTGCATTTACGAATGAAGGCGCATTGCGAAAGTGCGCTTGAGCTGGCGCGTTGGCTGGAAAAGCATCCTGCCGTGGAGCGCGTGATTTATCCGGGCCTCAAGAGTCATCCGCAGCAAGCCCTGGCGCGTCGTCAGATGGATGGGTTCGGCGGCATCATCAGTGTCGAAATCAAGGGCGGATTGAAGAAGGCTCGCCGTATGCTGGAGCGCTGCGAGTTATTCGCACTGGCAGAGTCATTAGGTGGAGTCGAAAGTCTTATCGAGCATCCAGCGATCATGACGCACGCCTCCATACCGTCAGCCAATCGCAAGCGGCTTGGAATCACAGATGGACTGATAAGACTATCGGTAGGCGTAGAGGATGTCTGGGATCTTCGTGAAGAGCTAGGGCACGCTCTAGCAGGCTGA
- a CDS encoding glycosyltransferase: MILIIYTSTSTCELVQRLGRPEYSYRFVLNEFKPLLEQIGTVIEVTHPELEVDAIYADAVARGEPCVFLCFLPPSKTPIHLACPTVPVFAWEFETLPDEAFNGKPRNDWRRVLGRLGAALSHSSYTVNRTRAALGANFAIESIPAPLWDRMQSVQRAVEPSRVLSVKGLVIDSTRTDLYAYRKRALQDASPNVLPLPSNIQEHQDHIDLDGIVYTAIFNPGDARKNWLMMINAFCEALRDKPDATLLIKLTHYDPSAIIPHMLEAIYTTGPASCRVLLVHAYLHNQEYHALLRNSTYTVNTSIGEGQCLPLMEYMSAGIPAIACRHTSMMDYINHECAFVVDASREPGAWPHDQRQAIRTTRYRIHYQSLAQAYRNSYHVAKHEPDVYAAMSQSATHSLERYCSTQAIKPRLEKFLQSLLSEQRSTMTKRDRSAASIS, encoded by the coding sequence ATGATTCTTATTATTTACACCAGCACGTCAACGTGCGAATTGGTACAGCGACTAGGACGCCCCGAATACAGCTACCGGTTTGTTTTAAACGAATTCAAACCCTTGCTGGAACAAATAGGCACCGTCATCGAGGTTACCCATCCGGAACTTGAAGTCGATGCCATCTATGCCGATGCTGTAGCACGCGGTGAACCTTGCGTATTCCTTTGCTTTCTGCCTCCTAGCAAAACACCCATCCATTTGGCTTGCCCCACCGTCCCTGTATTTGCGTGGGAGTTTGAAACGCTTCCTGACGAAGCCTTCAACGGCAAGCCACGAAATGATTGGCGACGGGTCCTGGGACGCCTAGGCGCCGCCCTCTCGCACTCAAGCTACACCGTGAACCGGACGCGTGCCGCGCTCGGAGCCAACTTCGCCATTGAAAGTATCCCTGCTCCTCTGTGGGACCGGATGCAAAGTGTGCAGCGCGCGGTCGAACCTTCTCGCGTACTCTCCGTTAAAGGACTGGTTATCGACAGCACGCGTACTGACCTGTATGCCTATCGCAAACGCGCCCTGCAGGACGCATCGCCGAACGTACTGCCCCTGCCCTCCAACATCCAGGAGCACCAGGATCATATTGACCTTGATGGCATTGTCTACACAGCCATCTTCAACCCTGGGGACGCTCGCAAGAATTGGCTGATGATGATCAACGCGTTTTGCGAAGCACTTCGCGACAAGCCCGACGCCACACTTTTGATCAAGCTAACGCACTATGATCCTTCTGCAATCATCCCTCACATGCTGGAGGCTATCTATACCACGGGGCCAGCCTCCTGTCGGGTTCTGCTTGTCCACGCGTATCTGCACAACCAGGAATACCATGCGCTGCTGCGCAACAGCACCTATACGGTCAATACATCCATCGGCGAAGGTCAATGCCTACCCTTGATGGAATACATGTCCGCAGGCATTCCGGCAATTGCTTGCCGGCATACGTCCATGATGGACTACATCAACCACGAATGTGCATTTGTGGTGGATGCGAGCCGCGAACCAGGTGCATGGCCACATGATCAGCGTCAGGCTATACGTACCACACGATACCGCATTCATTACCAGTCCCTGGCACAGGCATATCGAAATAGTTACCACGTTGCCAAACATGAACCCGACGTTTATGCCGCAATGAGCCAATCTGCGACCCACTCGCTGGAACGATATTGCTCCACCCAGGCGATCAAACCGAGGTTGGAAAAATTTCTGCAATCTCTATTATCAGAGCAACGCAGTACGATGACGAAGCGGGATAGGAGTGCTGCGAGCATATCCTGA
- a CDS encoding glycosyltransferase: MKIVLDLQGAQSNSRHRGIGRYTVSMARAFAEEAAKTHELWLALNGRHDCSALDLIEDFSDLIPRNRVLINELPANIAGCLEANRERMLVAEVARASFFDQIDADCIWHSSMFEGWGDDSSASLGSGTDDYRHAATLYDLIPLIHPGRYLHDSKYKHWYYRRLGLLKRCGLLLAISESSRREAIDFLGIPPDRVAVVSAAVSGAFAPTFADETVWARWHQQYGITRGYVLYVGGYDVHKNVDGLLTAYADLPPSLRERHPLVLAGRCDEQVKRFLVNQAGRLRLKHSGVIFTEEIDDAELALLYSNCEVFVTPSLHEGFGLPVLEAMSCGAAVVGSNTASLPEVIGCEDALFDPRSPSSMAHKLQQVLTDADMRKQLREHAVKQVAQFSWAGCAQKALAAIEQHVERSPKKLVRTLRPRLIYVSPLPPARSGIADYSARLLRDLASHYDIEVVADQPEVLDPWVQANFPFHSVDWLRKFSDLEARVLYHMGNSPVHAFMFELMRQTPGVVMLHDFFMGGVRNWMDSFPSARRNWTVPHSKDGFRQILFEHHGYGALLHDMRQGRRSTIDTYPVNLDVLDRALGILAHSHHAIDLARWHWGEQIAGKFKVVPFPKALSRRDRREARRLLAVGPDEFVVCSFGLLAPTKLNHRLLEAWFKSSLVNDSRCHLIFVGENDGGEYGKNIVATIEKASSSKRIRITGFVDEDRYMDYVAAADIAVQLRTASRGETSAAIFDALAQGVPLIANAHGSIDELPDDALFKLDDEFSEEDLAAALDTLRGDDSLRQRFVTRSSEWLQRHHHPVVAVERYRDAIEQFSGHGVKALNEHALAVLQRNADSPKQGERMRRMGYDWMARNRPRPDKPRLFVDVTATSSSKLHTGIERVVRGVLTQLLSANGLSWRIEPVRLVDGKFVQALPYTQHLLELSPIAGEGSEVHPHAGDVFLGLDWVADVLPANTALLDAWRACGVKMLFVVYDLLPVRMPHHFPDFISPMHASWLQCIGHYADALVGISKAVIEDLRDWYDDHPPERRTPLELGYFYPGNDPAATRPTLGLPKEASRLLRRLTDTPSFLMIGTVEPRKGHAFVLDAFERFWASGGLANLVIVGRHGWMSDALGERLRARAASDARLIWIEQASDEYLEQLYGVARALIAASEGEGFGLPLVEAARRGLPVIARDIPVFREVSDGLAYYFDGHDADSLVDILGVVLTSEKFAQAREPSSSLSWKATTSRLCELISHGRHEQWLAPWVPMRERG, translated from the coding sequence ATGAAGATCGTCCTGGATCTCCAAGGAGCCCAGTCCAATAGTCGTCATCGGGGTATAGGTCGCTATACGGTTTCTATGGCACGCGCATTTGCTGAAGAGGCGGCGAAGACGCATGAGTTATGGCTTGCCCTTAACGGTCGGCATGATTGTTCGGCTCTCGATCTGATCGAAGATTTCAGTGACCTCATACCTCGGAACCGCGTGTTGATTAATGAGCTGCCGGCTAATATTGCAGGTTGTTTGGAGGCCAACCGTGAGCGGATGCTTGTGGCGGAGGTGGCGCGAGCAAGTTTTTTCGATCAAATCGATGCCGATTGCATTTGGCACAGCAGCATGTTCGAGGGTTGGGGTGACGATTCCAGTGCTTCATTGGGTAGTGGAACAGATGATTACCGCCACGCGGCAACGCTATACGATCTGATCCCGTTGATTCATCCCGGACGGTATCTGCACGATTCGAAGTACAAGCACTGGTATTACCGTCGTTTGGGTCTTCTCAAGCGTTGTGGTTTGTTGCTGGCCATTTCTGAATCCTCTCGCCGTGAGGCCATAGACTTCCTCGGCATCCCACCCGATCGCGTAGCAGTAGTCTCAGCAGCCGTAAGCGGAGCCTTTGCCCCAACTTTTGCGGATGAGACAGTGTGGGCGCGCTGGCATCAGCAATACGGGATTACTCGTGGCTACGTGTTGTACGTCGGTGGTTATGACGTGCACAAGAATGTGGATGGCTTGCTGACGGCCTATGCGGATTTGCCTCCCTCGCTGCGGGAACGTCACCCTCTGGTCTTAGCTGGGCGGTGCGACGAGCAAGTGAAGCGCTTCCTGGTCAATCAGGCAGGACGGTTAAGGTTGAAACATTCAGGCGTGATCTTCACCGAAGAGATCGACGACGCTGAACTAGCGTTGCTGTATTCGAACTGTGAGGTTTTTGTCACACCATCTTTGCACGAAGGATTTGGCCTGCCTGTGTTGGAAGCGATGTCGTGCGGCGCTGCGGTAGTGGGATCCAACACGGCGAGCTTGCCTGAGGTCATCGGTTGCGAGGATGCACTCTTTGATCCTCGAAGTCCCAGCTCGATGGCACACAAGTTACAGCAGGTGCTTACCGACGCAGATATGCGTAAGCAATTACGCGAGCATGCGGTGAAACAGGTTGCCCAGTTTTCGTGGGCGGGTTGTGCGCAAAAGGCTTTGGCGGCGATTGAGCAGCATGTTGAGCGCTCACCAAAAAAGTTGGTTCGAACGCTGCGCCCGCGGTTGATCTATGTATCACCGCTCCCGCCTGCACGCTCTGGCATTGCTGATTACAGTGCCCGATTGCTGCGCGATCTGGCGAGTCACTACGACATCGAGGTCGTTGCCGACCAGCCAGAAGTATTGGATCCGTGGGTTCAGGCCAATTTTCCGTTCCATTCGGTGGACTGGCTGCGGAAGTTTTCTGATCTGGAAGCCCGTGTGCTCTACCACATGGGGAATTCGCCCGTGCATGCGTTCATGTTTGAGCTGATGCGCCAAACGCCGGGCGTGGTTATGTTGCATGACTTTTTTATGGGAGGAGTTCGCAACTGGATGGATTCCTTCCCGAGCGCCAGGCGTAACTGGACGGTTCCCCATAGTAAGGATGGCTTTAGACAAATTCTGTTTGAACATCATGGTTACGGTGCACTCCTGCACGATATGCGTCAGGGGCGTCGTTCGACGATCGATACCTATCCGGTGAACTTGGACGTGCTTGATCGGGCGTTGGGTATTTTGGCGCACTCACATCATGCTATCGATTTGGCTCGATGGCATTGGGGTGAACAGATCGCCGGAAAATTCAAGGTCGTGCCTTTCCCTAAAGCCTTGTCCCGGCGTGATCGCCGTGAGGCCCGGCGCCTCCTGGCTGTCGGGCCGGATGAATTTGTCGTCTGCAGCTTTGGCTTGCTAGCTCCTACCAAATTGAACCATCGTTTGCTCGAAGCATGGTTCAAATCTTCGCTGGTCAATGATTCTCGCTGTCACCTGATTTTTGTGGGAGAAAATGATGGTGGGGAATATGGCAAGAATATCGTTGCCACTATTGAGAAGGCATCGTCTTCCAAGCGCATTCGGATTACAGGTTTTGTTGACGAAGATCGTTACATGGACTATGTGGCTGCGGCAGATATCGCTGTGCAATTGCGTACGGCAAGCCGGGGCGAAACATCGGCTGCGATTTTCGATGCGCTGGCGCAAGGTGTCCCCCTGATTGCCAACGCACATGGCTCCATTGACGAGTTGCCAGATGATGCTTTGTTTAAGCTCGACGATGAGTTTAGCGAAGAAGACTTGGCCGCTGCGCTGGACACGCTTCGGGGGGACGACTCATTAAGGCAGCGCTTTGTTACCAGATCATCCGAATGGCTTCAGCGTCACCACCACCCAGTCGTTGCTGTGGAACGCTACAGGGATGCCATAGAACAGTTTTCAGGTCATGGTGTCAAGGCACTTAATGAGCATGCGCTAGCTGTATTGCAGCGGAATGCTGATTCCCCTAAGCAGGGCGAACGCATGCGGCGGATGGGTTATGACTGGATGGCGCGCAATCGGCCGCGCCCGGACAAGCCGCGATTATTCGTGGACGTCACTGCGACGTCGTCCAGCAAGTTGCATACCGGCATAGAGCGTGTCGTGCGCGGCGTGCTGACCCAGCTGTTGAGCGCGAATGGTTTGTCGTGGCGCATTGAGCCGGTCAGGTTGGTTGACGGGAAATTTGTACAAGCTTTGCCTTATACGCAGCATTTGCTTGAGCTATCTCCCATTGCTGGCGAAGGCAGCGAAGTCCATCCGCACGCAGGAGACGTGTTCCTCGGACTGGATTGGGTGGCCGATGTGTTGCCAGCCAATACAGCCTTGTTGGATGCATGGCGCGCATGCGGTGTAAAGATGCTTTTCGTTGTCTACGACTTGCTTCCGGTACGCATGCCTCACCACTTTCCGGATTTCATTTCGCCCATGCATGCGAGCTGGTTGCAGTGCATCGGGCACTACGCTGACGCTTTGGTAGGCATTTCCAAGGCCGTTATCGAAGATCTGCGCGACTGGTACGATGATCATCCGCCTGAACGCCGTACGCCTCTTGAGCTAGGCTATTTTTATCCAGGTAATGACCCGGCTGCGACGCGTCCAACCCTCGGATTGCCCAAGGAGGCGTCCAGGCTACTGCGGCGTTTGACCGATACGCCAAGTTTTCTGATGATCGGAACGGTTGAGCCGCGCAAGGGGCATGCATTCGTATTGGATGCGTTCGAGCGTTTCTGGGCGAGCGGAGGGTTGGCCAATCTTGTCATTGTCGGAAGACACGGCTGGATGTCGGATGCGCTGGGTGAACGCTTGCGCGCCAGGGCAGCTTCTGATGCGCGGTTGATTTGGATCGAGCAAGCGAGCGATGAGTATCTTGAGCAGCTCTATGGTGTCGCACGCGCGTTGATTGCGGCTTCAGAAGGTGAGGGGTTCGGTTTGCCACTTGTTGAGGCGGCACGGCGTGGTCTTCCCGTCATCGCGCGCGATATCCCCGTGTTTCGAGAGGTATCCGACGGGCTTGCTTACTACTTTGACGGTCATGACGCCGATAGCCTTGTTGACATCCTCGGCGTTGTGCTGACGAGCGAGAAGTTCGCCCAGGCGCGGGAGCCATCAAGTTCCCTGTCATGGAAAGCAACAACTTCGCGGTTGTGTGAGCTGATCAGCCATGGACGCCATGAGCAATGGCTTGCGCCATGGGTGCCGATGCGGGAGCGCGGCTGA
- a CDS encoding glycosyltransferase: MTFLLYANFDKNKIGDQLGAADYSYFFLLRAFGAVLAELGEVIELTDVSSVDPLYRHCKTKGDSCVLLSFAPPHKTPLGLACPTVPVFAWEYPNIPEQIEEESWIDDPRHDWRVPLGIARQAICLSNHTAEAVRRSMGYHYPIAAIPSPLPQVSTALAADGDPLRGGGVTLRINAVVLDSQRIGLDPDGLVHPDTLDETPFDPTDLQLLPEPMQTVKPYAAPTPAIQHKHIPEGASAEEYLPPAPSGWELPPRFNVRIELRGVIYTSVLTPSAGRKNWEDLVTAFCWTFRDNEEATLLLKLTGKELPHNHLQLLMMLTKLAPFKCRVIAIYGYLSDQDYTALAEASTYYVNTSLCEGLCLPLVEFLNRGIPAIAPDNTAMADYIRDDIAFVLKSYPGMPTNWPHGDHQINRTSYCQLDWESLVNAFKESYAMVNNDPARYRRMASRAQESIQAYCGYNAVKRSLRRFFKLALPALDVGTDTPVFQLN, translated from the coding sequence ATGACATTCCTTCTGTACGCCAACTTTGACAAGAACAAAATCGGAGATCAGCTAGGCGCGGCCGATTACAGCTATTTTTTCCTGTTGCGCGCTTTCGGGGCCGTACTCGCTGAACTTGGTGAGGTTATCGAACTTACAGATGTCTCTAGCGTTGACCCTTTATATAGGCACTGCAAAACGAAGGGCGATTCGTGCGTACTGCTGTCCTTTGCCCCTCCGCACAAGACCCCTCTAGGCCTCGCTTGCCCCACGGTGCCGGTGTTTGCGTGGGAATATCCGAACATTCCAGAGCAGATTGAAGAAGAATCGTGGATCGACGATCCGCGTCATGACTGGCGTGTACCACTGGGTATTGCGAGGCAAGCCATTTGCCTTTCAAACCATACGGCCGAAGCTGTACGCCGCAGCATGGGATACCACTATCCCATAGCAGCCATTCCTTCACCGCTGCCACAAGTCTCTACCGCCCTGGCAGCCGACGGCGATCCATTGCGTGGTGGAGGAGTCACTTTGCGAATAAACGCGGTCGTTCTCGATAGCCAGCGTATCGGCCTGGACCCTGATGGTCTTGTACATCCAGATACCCTGGATGAAACGCCATTCGACCCAACCGACTTGCAGTTGCTTCCGGAGCCCATGCAGACAGTCAAGCCTTATGCCGCACCCACGCCAGCAATCCAGCACAAGCACATCCCGGAAGGCGCCTCCGCCGAGGAATATTTGCCGCCGGCCCCCTCCGGCTGGGAATTACCCCCTCGATTCAATGTGCGCATTGAACTGCGCGGAGTCATCTATACGAGCGTGCTCACCCCATCCGCTGGCCGCAAGAATTGGGAAGACTTGGTTACCGCTTTCTGCTGGACTTTCCGCGACAACGAAGAAGCGACACTCCTATTGAAGCTAACCGGCAAGGAGTTACCGCATAACCACCTTCAACTCTTGATGATGCTAACGAAGCTCGCACCGTTCAAATGCCGCGTGATCGCCATCTATGGTTATTTATCTGATCAGGACTACACGGCGTTGGCGGAAGCAAGCACGTATTACGTCAACACGTCCCTGTGTGAGGGACTCTGCTTGCCGCTGGTCGAATTTCTAAATCGAGGCATACCGGCCATTGCTCCAGATAACACCGCGATGGCTGATTATATTCGCGACGATATCGCATTCGTCCTCAAAAGCTATCCTGGCATGCCAACTAACTGGCCACACGGCGACCATCAGATCAATCGCACCTCTTACTGTCAATTAGATTGGGAATCTCTAGTGAACGCATTCAAAGAAAGCTATGCGATGGTCAATAACGATCCAGCGCGCTATCGCAGAATGGCATCACGCGCGCAAGAATCGATCCAGGCATACTGCGGATATAACGCAGTAAAGAGATCACTTCGCCGATTTTTCAAGCTCGCATTACCCGCTCTGGATGTCGGCACCGACACACCAGTTTTTCAATTGAACTGA
- a CDS encoding GDP-mannose 4,6-dehydratase, with product MSQSRALITGASGFTGRYVASELEAAGFKVTGLSYGGGQSALEDICADVLDRQALREVIASVSPDVVLHLAGISFVAHGDVDEIYRVNVSGTRNLLEALASLIRPPSLVVLASSANVYGNATVEPVTEDTPASPTNDYAVSKLAMEYMASLWKSQLPIVITRPFNYTGIGQSEQFLLPKIVSHFRRKESSIELGNTDVFRDFGDVRDVARVYRKLVETRPAGSVLNICSGVGHSLDEILETMAAIAGYHIDVKINPAFVRKEDVRRLIGSNRALFDAIGFVPSIPLSETLSWMYGGE from the coding sequence ATGTCCCAGTCGCGTGCTTTGATCACGGGTGCCAGCGGATTTACGGGAAGGTATGTTGCTTCTGAACTAGAAGCGGCCGGTTTCAAGGTCACTGGCCTCTCGTATGGAGGTGGGCAGTCTGCTCTCGAAGACATTTGCGCAGATGTTCTTGATCGTCAGGCATTGCGTGAAGTCATCGCATCGGTAAGTCCGGACGTTGTTCTTCATCTGGCAGGCATTTCATTCGTTGCACATGGCGACGTTGATGAAATTTACCGCGTAAACGTGTCGGGAACACGCAATTTGTTGGAGGCATTGGCTTCGCTGATTCGGCCACCTTCATTGGTAGTACTTGCCAGTAGTGCCAATGTTTACGGGAATGCAACGGTCGAACCGGTTACCGAGGATACGCCAGCCTCGCCAACCAACGACTACGCGGTCAGCAAGCTTGCCATGGAATACATGGCAAGCTTGTGGAAATCCCAGCTTCCCATCGTCATCACACGTCCTTTCAACTATACGGGAATAGGGCAGTCAGAGCAGTTCCTTCTGCCTAAAATTGTCTCGCACTTTCGTCGCAAGGAGAGCTCCATAGAGCTCGGCAATACGGACGTTTTTCGGGACTTTGGTGATGTTCGTGATGTGGCACGTGTTTATCGCAAGCTGGTAGAAACTCGCCCGGCTGGCTCCGTGCTCAACATATGTAGTGGTGTGGGACATTCGCTGGACGAGATACTGGAGACAATGGCGGCCATCGCGGGTTATCACATTGACGTCAAAATCAATCCGGCATTCGTTCGAAAAGAAGATGTGCGGCGTCTGATAGGGTCCAACCGTGCACTATTTGATGCGATTGGGTTTGTGCCGAGTATTCCGTTAAGCGAAACGCTGTCGTGGATGTATGGTGGCGAGTGA